The following proteins come from a genomic window of Corallococcus sp. NCRR:
- the xerD gene encoding site-specific tyrosine recombinase XerD codes for MEGLLDAFIAFIRAERGLSGKTVDAYAADLTVYFEDLRSHGKDDVARVKQEDVLAHLVTLGKRGLGRRSQARHLAALRVFHRFLVAERMADKDPTEDVDTPKSPRKLPVFLTLEEVEQLLAAPDARTVTGLRDKAMIEVLYATGLRVTELCTLELNNVQLTSGYLVTRGKGSKERIVPLGRVAIEIVQEYLSRSRPELLGKRQADALFVTPRGAGFTRQGFWKLLKRYALKAGILKPLSPHKLRHSFATHLVERGADLRAVQQMLGHADLATTQIYTHVNGARLRKVYDEFHPRSDAFKPKPSARKRPATPG; via the coding sequence ATGGAAGGACTGCTCGACGCGTTCATCGCCTTCATCCGCGCGGAGCGGGGCCTGTCCGGCAAGACGGTGGACGCCTACGCGGCGGACCTCACCGTGTACTTCGAGGACCTGCGCTCGCACGGCAAGGACGACGTGGCGCGCGTCAAACAGGAGGACGTGCTCGCGCACCTGGTGACGCTGGGCAAGCGGGGCCTGGGCCGCCGCAGCCAGGCGCGCCACCTGGCCGCGCTGCGCGTCTTCCACCGCTTCCTCGTCGCGGAGCGGATGGCGGACAAGGACCCCACGGAGGACGTGGACACGCCGAAGTCGCCCCGCAAGCTGCCCGTGTTCCTCACGCTGGAGGAGGTGGAGCAGCTGCTCGCCGCGCCCGACGCGCGCACCGTCACCGGCCTGCGCGACAAGGCCATGATCGAAGTGCTCTACGCCACCGGCCTGCGCGTGACGGAGCTGTGCACGCTGGAGCTCAACAACGTGCAGCTCACGTCCGGCTACCTCGTCACCCGGGGCAAGGGCTCCAAGGAGCGCATCGTCCCGCTGGGGCGGGTGGCCATTGAAATCGTCCAGGAGTACCTGTCCCGGTCTCGGCCGGAGCTGCTGGGCAAGCGCCAGGCGGACGCGCTGTTCGTCACGCCGCGCGGGGCGGGCTTCACGCGGCAGGGCTTCTGGAAGCTGCTCAAGCGCTACGCGCTGAAGGCCGGCATCCTGAAGCCCCTGTCGCCGCACAAGCTGCGCCACTCGTTCGCCACGCACCTGGTGGAGCGCGGCGCGGACCTTCGCGCGGTGCAGCAGATGCTGGGACACGCCGACCTGGCGACGACGCAGATCTACACGCACGTCAACGGCGCCCGGCTGCGCAAGGTGTACGACGAGTTCCACCCGCGCAGCGACGCGTTCAAGCCCAAGCCGTCCGCGCGCAAGCGTCCGGCCACTCCGGGGTGA